The Vitis riparia cultivar Riparia Gloire de Montpellier isolate 1030 chromosome 3, EGFV_Vit.rip_1.0, whole genome shotgun sequence genome segment TTCAGCAGTTTCTCTGGcattctctttcaattttccaCTCCCTTCCTTCTAGTGAGAAGTGGGCTCAGCTCCTTGTACATATGGACAAGACAGTGTGAGTAAAGGGAATAAACCCATCAAGATTAGCCCACTGGGGAGTTCTAACATATGCCATTTGGTCTCACCCATTGCTTTCTGGGCTGAGTCTAGAACTTAACAACCACACTTGGTGAATATTGGTTTTAGGTTATATTAGATTAGGTTATATGGTCAGGTTTAAGGGACAAAAATGGAGGGGGATACAAAGAAAGGTTACATATAACTAGAACTAGTATTGCTTTGGGCCAATTGACCCTTAGGACCCTCCCATGGAGACAAGATGAGGAGGTCATGGCCCCATGAGACTCACGGGTAGCTTAGAGTGACCCATACCAAGGATGACACCTAAGTAGATATTATCATTCACGGTTTCAAAACATATTCATACATGTAAAATGAGTCATCACTTGCTTTTGTAAGTGCTACTAACTTATCATGAGTCACCTTTAAGTTTCATAACTTGCCCTAAAGGTAATCAGGTGTAGAAgtataagtgaaaaaaaaaaaaaaaaatcaattcctCCTTATCAAAACCTATCAAATCAACTTGATTTTTAACAATTAGGAAGATTGATTCTATTTAAGAATTTTGACAATTGATTTTACCGATTGGTTTTATCGATTCAGTCTTTGATTCCCTTGTTGTTTAACTGATAAAAATCGAATCAAATCGAACCGATTCAgtctttgattttcttgtttaaCTGATAAAAATCGAATCAAACCGatatttcaaaattctatttcaaacttattaacACTTGAAAGAGTCTATTAccatatttaaaagaaaaaggtgtaAGGGTCTCAAGCACAATCATTGCTAGAGAAGAGGAAATGGTTTGAAGTTtgaagtttgaactttgaacaTTGATAAGGgagaaaaaaccctaattttaatAAGCTGGATTACTGGTTTTTGAACGGATCAGGGTCCCTAGCCAAGAAGGAAAACAGATAATACAATGTAACTGTACCATCACCATGCCCCTATCTCAAAAATTTTCCCCACCTATCATCATTGCCTTTTCCAAAGAATATGATCAACTGTGAAAGCAGGACAAAGGACAGAGCCCAAATTGATAACCCTTTTAGAAAAAGAGGgcccaaaagaagaaaagccaTTGAAATAACAGGCCTAGTAGTTTATAAACTAAACCAGTCATCCAACTGCAGTTTATACAGTAGACTTTTGATggcttcattttccttttggcaACCAGAGGTTCATAGCATATGACTCTGTATGACTTTTCCTCAACCACCTAATGGTCCCATATCCATATGCCAAAAACTAAAGCCTTCATGGAATTGTTTTCGAGATTcgaaaagatatttgataatttcttttggaaaaaacaaaaacacataaaaacaAACTTATATGACTACTGAAAAATGCTGCAGAACTTGGTTGAAGTTAGCTCATCACACTTGGGATTAGGgtcattttcatttcattttcctatactttattcttaaaatattatcaaaatgttCCTTTAGTGTTTGAGCCCATGACAGTAATGCCCAATTATGGATGTGTCCATGTGAAAGTTTTACCAATCTTCATTAACCACATCTTTCCCCCCAAGGCAATCAATCATCTATGTACTATAAGAGGTTGCAACACttgattttttgaaagaaagtacCCTTTTAAAGGCAAAAGTGGAAAAGTAGGTCAAATTCAACCTTTTGGCTGAGCAAGTATATGTTTGAGATgtcttttaaaacaattaagtaGGAGTCACATAATtacctttcaaaattttcttttaaaaaataatagtttctAAACCAGATCTATAAAAGAGGCTTTCATGAAAATCTTAGAAGTTTCTAGAtacaatttcttattttataggTAGTAAAATCATTGATCTGAAGatgcaaatttttgaatttatattaaaatcataatttctaattgggttttttttttttcacatgaaCTACATTTTCCAAATTTGGTTTCAAATTGATTTCAACAGTGTCCAAATTTGTGTATTTTGTTGGCCAAACCAAAAGGCTAATTTCAACCAAAAATGGCACATATGGGAGATGTTGGTTAGATTTATTTTGGGAAAGCCAAAGATGGAGTAAGTTTGACTGAGGAGAGATGGCAGTTGCAGTGGTGAGCTTGGCTGCAAAAAGTGATAAAAATGTGGGTCAATGTTAACATGAAAGTATTGGGTTCACATGGAAGACAATTTGCCCAATCGGTGAACCCATGGATAATGCCCATGGGCTGCAGAAAAACCAGTAACTCAAAAAAAAAGGACTTGATCAGACCCAGAAGACGAAATGTTAATTTGGCTTTGAGATTAGGGTTTGTACACTGAAATTATGAGTGGTGAGTCTGGTGACTGGTGACAAAGTGAGAGAGGTCAGAGGAGGGCCATGGATGGTGTGGAAGagcttttattatattttattgagGTGGGCATGGAGGAAAAAAGATTGAGAAAAAGATATAGAGAAAGGCAGCCTTTGGTAGTTCGTTAGGTATCCATGATTGGTCAGTTTTTTCGTTTTCAGACCATCATTTGGAACTCTCCCTCACCACacacactttctctctctctccagtGCTTTTCAGGAGCACCAAACAAACCGCCCCCAGCTACAGTTCAAAAATCCCTGTCCCTGCAATGAGCTGTATCAGTACTACTCTCTGATCATCActccatttctttttcattttttccttgtttttgttttcgGGTAGAATCTGATTACTGAGAAAAGGTCAAGCAAACACAAGGTTGGTAGCAAAAGTGGTCTACAAATTGGCCAGAAAACTCACACCCCCACTAATTTTCAAGGCCCAGATAACAGTGGAAATGGCCATAACTCATCATCATCACACACCACATAACAGTACCTTAAAAACTGGCACCGCCACAGCTAAAGGCATGGATGTGCTCATAGGCTAGCATTTGCAATTGAGAATAAAGCTGCTACAACTTTTGGATTTTGCTTCTTGTTCTTTCTTAGAATATATATCTTTATGTACAAGCCCAATCCATGCAGAAAATACAAAGCTTTAGCTTAGCCCCCCACCAGTAAGATTAGAATGacataaaacaaagaaaaacccaaaaaaaaaaaaaaaaaaaaaaaaaaagaaaagtagttTCTTTCCCCACTTTACAAAAAAGCACATTTTTCAAACTGTTGATTTCCTCTCTTTATCTCCCCACCTAAAACCCAAAATCAGAGCAAAAGGATAGACCCCAAAACACCTTTTTTCCCCCTACTTTCTTTCTTCGGCATTCTTGAATGTCTCTCTTTATAGAGCTACCTCAGTCTGCAAAGTAGTGGCATTGAACCCCACctgctgttgctgctgctgctgatgCTGCTGTTGTTCAACCTCCCACCTCGCCTTTGCAATGACCCCATCATGCACAGGCACGTACTCCTAATCAAAACCAAGGCAGAATCATCATTCACAAGGAAACAACATCACTGAGATAAAGATCAATATGGTAACCTGACCAGATTCTCTCTCTTCATCTCCGGATTGTCTTTTCCACTTATGTTTTAATCCaagatttagaaaaagaaaaaggaaaggaagagaaaagaaactGGGTGTTATTTGCTCAAGACCCACCTCAAGCTTTTGGACTAGCTCTTTGGCGTTTGGAGCTGACACAATGATATGGCGCTGTGAAGGCTTGATGAAGCCATCATCCACTGCTTTGTCAATGAAGGTGAGCAGGTAGTTGTAGTAGCCATCCACATTGAGCAAACCCACCTGCAGATTTTCAGAGAAAAACTTAGAGAATCAAAATCTTGGGAGGTTATTCTTAATGGTTTCGGATTTTGGCTCACTGGTTTGTCATGGATTCCGAGCTGTGCCCAGGTGATGACTTCCAGCAATTCCTCTAGAGTTCCATACCCACCTGAAAAAGCCAGAAGGATGTTGCTGATTTCATGTGAAATGAATTGAAAACAAAGAGTAAAGTGTAGCTTCAGTTTATGCAAATGGGGACCTGGTAAGGCAATGAAGCAATCAGAATGGCGGGCCATTTCTGCTTTTCTTTGGTGCATGTCGGCCACAGGCCTGACCTCTCCAACCGTCTCTCCTGTTATCTGTGGCTCCACAAAACAAACATTTTGAGAGATGTCGAAGCTAAAAGACCCTACAATGCAGAAAATATCAGAAGCAGAAGAAACCCAGATGAGTTTTATCACCTCTTTGCACATCAGAGTTCTGGGAATGATCCTGGAGAGCCcaaaaatgaaccaaaaatcCTCAATATATCgtgaaaaacaacaaaaataacacAAACCCAGATCAAAATACAAAGCATCTACCCAAGAACATGTCCTCCACCACGATGAACAGCTTGAGAAACCAGACCCATCAAGCCAATACTCCCACCTCCATACACAAGGTCCAGCCTCCTCGCCACCTTCACACAACAccccaaaaccaaaaaaatcttCAGAAAACATGCACAAGAAAACAAGCAAAAGAAATGGGTTCGAAGCGGTGAGAGTGTACCAGCTCTTGCCCTAATTCAATGGCGGCATCTCTGTAACAGTTTCTCTTGCCAGTGCTGCTTCCACAGAAGACACAGACACTCTTGAATCTGGAATACACAACCTTCTCCTCCATGACTACGGCGGACTCTTGGTGGTGAGCTGTTAGGTATTCAAACACTACGGAGCAGtagatatatagagagaaaagaTTGTGGAACCAGGGCCTACAAGCTTTTTAACACGAAGGACAAGGAAGAATATAACATCTATCCactatatatgcatatatagaAAGACTCCACAGATAATAGGAAGATtacttttttaactttttttttttactcatttaatttttggaagaaaataaaaaataatttttaaaaaaatatttgtaaaattggATTGTATATATAtgtctatttttatttacaagGGTAGGAATGTAATTTTGGTTCAAAACTTGGCTAGGACCTGGATTATGAGTTGACTCATGAGAGAGTTGGCCCATCCTAGCCCAAAGCCTTTCTAgcctcaatttttcaaaatattttctattaaaatttttttttcttttatcaatctTTGTATTACCTTAAATTATGATAGGTGGTGAATCTGGTGATAGAGGATAatagaattaaataatattttgtatttagattaatttttattgtgGGATTAACGGATGATATTAAGATGTGATAAAGTCATAGTAAAATGTTGACTTTTGTACACGAGATAGATTTTGACTTTTTTGTGGTGGGATGCATTGAGAAGAAATTATATTAtactttaaatttgaaatataattaatatgtaGAAAGGAGTTTTTGATCTAAGTCACCGAATACCGTTAAGATGTTGAAAGGCTTTATCGATTTGCAAGTTGATAAAAATAGTGATAATTAATATGATATTaagcaaatattaaaatatttttaaatctgaTAGAGGAATTTAATGAACTTGATTGATAAGACTATGTTAAAAGGATTTGTTAATTTGTAAATACAATTAGTGCAAtggtatataaaattaagaatgtttttttcttttgtatgatATAAGAATTCAATAAActtgattaatttaaataacattATTTGTAACTTTGGCAAAAGATTCAATCAACTTATACAAATAACACAAATGACGTCTTTAACAATTTAATTTCATCATTTGTTAAAGTCTTAAGTTCGTTGTCGTTACTTAaacttttaaattgttttaaatattttatgaagcGAATGATGATAAAGGAATTCGATGAATCGAGTCAATAtgaataacatttaaaaaagaaggtttacttttttctttctcgtAGTCTTAATTCAAAAACTACTTAAAGGGGtgcataaaaaattatgaaaactaTGCTTAATGCCCCTAATTTCTCTATTCAAAACACAACCCAATTTTTGTCTCTTTGGTATCATGCAGAGCCCTTAATCATCTCAAAACCCACCATCATCCCAATGACACTTGGTGTATGCCAATTCACTAAGCTTCCATTTTCTTCGTGCCCACTATACAAATTTGGAGTTCAAAGTCAAAATGATCTTTActaggataaaaaataaaaatagaacttTTGATCATATTCCTTTTCAATCACGTAATGCTACTACTTtggggaaaaataaataaataataaataaacccttgaattaaaaataattaagaattattattagaaactagttaggtattaaaaaatattgaaaataaaatagagggaaaataaaattttgggtaaaaatgatttcttaaaaaaaaatttcacaaagtaatcttatttccaaaataatttctaaattagtGCATcttatcataaaattattattggtaattatggttttgattttttttaaatggttttatgACATGGATATCAACGAAATAAGACGCACTAGTTTGTTGGAGAActattttgagaatgaaattatgTAAAATAGGTAAATGAAAAGATCTCAAAATCACATGGGTGTCTAAGTGATTACACCCACGTGATTGAGATGCCTTGATTAATTTATGGGTTTGTTAGATATGATTTCGAAAATAGTTTCgagatataaaacaaaaattaatttgaaaatctaaaatatttttaatatatttttattctaaacatgtttgaaaataatatagCTTTTATAtcagtattttattttaattattttttatttatattgttattttttaaaaataatcatcagtgaaaaatgaaaataactaaaaacagatataaaaaaatattattcagtTGCCAAGCCTGATTAATGTAGATTTTTCTCAGGAAAATGGGGGAAAAGTAGAAAGGGTGGAATATGAGAAGAGAGGTGGGAGAAGTACACGTGCAAGACATCAGCATCAAATCAAGGTTAGCATCACAAATATTTGGGGTTTGTTTTCCTAAGAAGCATTGAGAAGTGAGAAGAGTGCTCTATGAGGGTAGTGGAGGTAGGTGCCTAGGTGCCTAGGTGGTGGGCTATGACCTAATTAAGCTTAGGCAATAGGCAAATGGGGGGTTGCAGTTTGCAGCAGCTTGATGATTGGCTCAGGCTCCCATCATCTCTCATCCATCTCcttaattcaaatatttaaaactacTAAATTATTAATACCCTCCCATTCACCAAAACCACACTTTTTCATTCCCTCACTTTTGCTTCCAACTTCCAACTTCCATTCCTCACGCTCACgcaactcaaatataatcataattaataaaatgcatttttacaAGCAGAAAGTGGGCATGATAATAAATGTGGGGGTGAAAGCTACATCGGATTTGATTAAGAAGAGGAGGAGGAACGAGGAAGAGCGTCACGACTCACCCTGATCTCCCATCATCTCTTAAAAAGTAAACTGCAAACCCAAAATCAAGGACATGACTCAACGTTGGAGTTACATCCGTGGCTGATGGGCGATAGGCTGTAGGAGATGGGCGACGGGCGATGGGTGTGTGTAGTCAAGTCTTGGGCCTTCGGCCTTCCACCTTCGCCTATTAGGTTTCACCGTTTGGGCGAACAGAAAAGGCGTCCCCAAATCAATTCTCTCCTTTCTTCTACTCTTTCTAGAGATGTGATGGCCGACTCACACGCCATCTCTGCCTACTTGTCTCTTTCACTTCCCAATTCAATGCGCCtcccttctctttctttttccctttcatttaaactcctttaattaatatttaaaaaagtacggtaatttaaaaaagttatgcttaaattactgtagtagaagaagttattacaaatatacggtagtttttgccacctaggaaagaggatttgccacttaggagagaggagagaggagagaggttcagcggataattttttttttaaaccaaaatcatctttaagggaaatcgtcttttcaaaagacgagttccatgaaaaaaaaatagtatttaaaaaaattcccgaatacaaaggaactcgtctctttaagagacgagttccatgaaaaaatatatataaaaaaaaaaaagaaaattcctcaaggtatatatttaaaaaaaaaattccttaaaaaaaaaaaaattccacaagggaaattcaagagacgagtttcccatgggaaattttttttttttttttaaatatatatattttttaaaattcccaaattaaaaaaaaacaattccacaaggagaactcgtctcttcaagagacgagtttcccattgggaaaatttttttttttaaaaaaaaaattcctaaattaaaacaaaaaaaaaaaaaaacaattccacaaggggaactcgtctcttcaagagacgagtttcccatgggaaatttttttttttttaaaaaaactatttaaaaaaaaaaaaaaaaacaattccacaaggggaagaCGAGTTCCCcgtgggaaattttttttttttttaaatattttttttaaaaaaattcctaaattataaaaaaaaaaaaaaaaaaaaaaatcccacaaggggaactcctctcttcaagagacgagttccccatgggaaatttttttttttttaaatattttaaaaaaattcctaaattataaaataaataaaaaaaataaaaaaataaaatcccacaaggggaactcgtcacttgaagagacgagttccccatgggaaattcttttttttttttaaatattttttttaaaaaattcctaaattaaaaaaaaaaaaaaaaaaaaaaaaaaaaaaaaaaacaattccacaaggggaactcgtctcttcaagagacgagttccccatgggaatttttttttttaaaaaaaaaaactattttttttaaaaaaaattcccaaatttaaaaaaaaaaaaaaaaaaaaaaacaattccacaaggggaactcgtctcttcaagagacgagttccccatgggaattttttttttttttttaaatattttttttaaaaaaattcctaaattataaaataaaaaaaaaaatcccacaaggggaactcctctcttcaagagacgagttccccatgggaaatttttttttttttaaatttttttttaaaaaaattcctaaattataaaaaaaaaaaaaaaaaaaaacaattccacaaggggaactcgtctcttcaagagacgagttccccatgggaatttttttttttttttaaatattttttttaaaaaaattcctaaattataaaataaaaaaaaaaatcccacaaggggaactcctctcttcaagagacgagttccccatgggaaattttttttttttaaatatttttttaaaaaaattcctaaattataaaaaaaaaaaaaaaaaaaaaaatcccacaaggggaactcgtctcttcaagagacgagttccccatgggaatttttttttttttttttaaatatttttttaaaaaaattcctaaattataaaataaaaaaaaaatcccacaaggggaactcctctcttcaagagacgagttccccatgggaaattttttttttttaaatatttttttaaaaaaattcctaaattataaaaaaaaaaaaaaaaaaaaaaaaatcccacaaggggaactcgtctcttcaagagacgagttccccatgggaattttttttttttaaatatttttttaaaaaaaattcctaaatttaaaaaaaaaaaaaaaaaaaaaaaaaaacacacaattccacaaggggaactcgtctcttcaagagacgagtttcccatgggaatttttttttttaaatatttaaaaaaaaaataattcccaaattaaaaaaaaaaaaaaaaaaaacaaacaattccataaggggaactcgtctcttcaagagacgagtttcccatgggaaattttttttttttttttaaattcctaaattataaaataaaaaaaaaaatcccacaaggggaactcctctcttcaagagacgagttccccatgggaatttttttttttttttaaatatttttttttaaaattcctaaattataaaataaataaaaagaaaaaaaaaatcccacaaggggaactcgtctcttcaagagacgagttccccttgtgggattttttttaaaaaatatttttttaacaaaaattcctaaattaaaaaaaaaaaaaaaaacaacaataacaacaattccacaagggaaactcgtcttttcaagagacgagtttcccatgggaatttttttttttaaatatttaaaaaaaaaataattcccaaattaaaaaaaaaaaaaaacaaacaaacaattccataaggggaactcgtctcttcaagagacgagtttcccatgggaaaaattttttttaaaaaaaaaaaactattttttttaaaaaaaattcccaaattaaaaaaaaaaaaaaaaacaattccacgaggaagagacgagttccccatgggaaaatttttttttaaaaaaaaaaattcctaaattaaaaaaaataataaaataaaataaaattccacaaggggaactcgtctcttcaagagacgagttcccttgaagatttttttttttttttaatttgggtatttttttaaaaaaaatttaaaaaaaaaaatttcccagaACTCCTTAGTTCCcttgtgtaattttttttttttttttaatttgggaattttttttataaaaaacaaaatattttttttttccatgggaactcgtctcttcaacagacgagttcccttgaggaattgtttttttttttttttttttaaataataatttgggaattttttaaaaaaaatatattttttttcaaggaactcgtctcttcaaaagacgagttcccttgtaaatggggaatttttttaaatactaatttttttttcatggaactcgtcttttgaaaagacgatttcccttaaagatgattttggtttaaaaaaaaaattatccgctgaacctctctcctctctcctctctcctctctcctaattGACAAATCATCTTTCCTAGGTGGCagaaactaccgtatatttgtaataacttcttctactacagtaatttaagcataacttttttaaattaccgtactattgagaaaaatccctCAACGTTGGAGTTACATCCGTGGCTGATGGGCGATAGGCTGTAGGAGATGGGCGACGGGCGATGGGTGTGTGTAGTCAAGTCTTGGGCCTTCGGCCTTCCACCTTCGCCTATTAGGTTTCACCGTTTGGGCGAACAGAAAAGGCGTCCCCAAATCAATTCTCTCCTTTCTTCTACTCTTTCTAGAGATGTGATGGCCGACTCACACGCCATCTCTGCCTACTTGTCTCTTTCACTTCCCAATTCAATGCGCCtcccttctctttcttttccctttcatttaaactcctttaattaatatttatttatgaattaattttttctaattctaattaaaatttaaaataaaaaaaataattactaaaactCACGCCGGCATAGAGAAAAGGCACTGTGACATGCTTTTAATGCCAAGATGCCAATCCCCTGTAGCCACAGCGCATAGCCACCAGAGGAATGTTTTCGTGTCACTGCGGCGTACCCTCCACCTTAACACCACCGGTTTGAGTTCCAATATCTGGTATTTCCGATGTCATTCCAACGGCCAGGATCTGATCGTGTGGATGGCGCCGTCACAGAGTTGCTCTGCTTTTCAAACCTTGGGAGTCGTGCTCATCCTCGGCCGTACGATCATTTTGATCCAGTCGATCCGATATATGGTCATCATTTGGATTCATCTGTGTTGTGATATCGTCACCTGATAGTGCAAGAAAGTATCGTAGAAGAAGGGACACGTGGATAACTTGTGCTCAATTACAAGCCcacttctcaaatttttttgaagtagaatgaaaattttatgtttGCTTCTGAtgggataattttttatttttttattttaaaatagaaaataattgtaaattttaaaattatattaattttaaaatttatgtaaaaaaaattcaatactaccttaaatttcaaaaaatttcaaagataaaaatatatatatataagaagggttcatattttttgtttttaaatttataaatttttttatattacaattTCCAAACTTGggataatttgatattttttattaattttttttttaatttcaatatagaATTATAAAGATCAAACATGATGAGttacatttaataattaaaggTGTGTtggataaaacttaatattttttatttaatgatttaagaggattttaagttaaattatatttaaacgATTCACTAAAAACTTAtcacttaattcttattttaaatgttaaccgttgataaaattaatttaaaacttattttaaatcattaaatcgacatatttattatcataaattataaatatgacaAAAGAAATTGAGTAATTAGggcaaataaagataaaaaagtaaaatataaatataaatctaagaataaattaattatttttatttattacttaaaattgtttatttttttattttaagtcaaaccattaagttattttactaaatatacttaataatttatattaaattattaagtcactttaaattattaagttgatttatcaaacatccatatagatttaagaataaattaattatttttactcattACTTAAAAGTTGTTTTGTATTTTAAGTCAcactattaagttattttaccaattATACTTCTTTAAtgtattaagttggtttacaaAATACCCATTTAGGAGTGTAAGCAAAACCGAAAAAACCAACAAATCAATCCAAacaatcaaaagcaatcatattagttcagtttttttttttttttaaagttaatttgatttgagaattttaaaaatcgaTTAGTTAGTTCAGTTTTCGATTTGCTTAatcaaaacaatattttaaaacttatataattgtttgatatttgataattttttatattagattctattaaagtaattcatcgtttttatattatgatgaaattgattttaaatacatttaatgtatttttaatatcaaatccAAGTTGGtttcaattcattttaaaaacaaatcaaatttaagatttaatataaactcaaatgaatgagatatggacaaaaaaaaaaaatatatacaaatctATGACCAggtttaagattaaaaaaaatttattgaattagatCAATATCGACTTAGGAAACCAAGCCAAACCACCTTAAAAAGTTTGGTTTGGTTCAATTTTTTCACTTTAACTCTAATCGGTTCagtttttatcatatataaaaccCATTATATTGATTCAGTtcattttttatctaaaaaccGATTGAATCAACCTTATTTACACCCTTACACCCACTTATTCAATATTATAacacttttttattaaaaatttgaaacctgaaaataaaattaaaaaaaaaatcaaaatttcatttctatgGATACCCAACAAGGCACTATGAATatctaactaaaaaaatatatggatgATCTTTCTCGATAAGTGATATGGGGCACGTTCTTCCCATGGTAACTGTCATTATTTCTCCTTCAGTTTTTTTCCCGCTGGAAATGATTTTCCCAGAAAATTCACCAACTGAATTACTGGGAAACAGTTTTCCATACAATTCACATGTTTAATTAATTCCATGTCTTTCCAATCTTGATAGCGACCTAGTGTCTATGGCCACCTCCTCAGGTCAAGTTCATT includes the following:
- the LOC117911445 gene encoding cytokinin riboside 5'-monophosphate phosphoribohydrolase LOG5-like isoform X1, producing MEEKVVYSRFKSVCVFCGSSTGKRNCYRDAAIELGQELVARRLDLVYGGGSIGLMGLVSQAVHRGGGHVLGIIPRTLMCKEITGETVGEVRPVADMHQRKAEMARHSDCFIALPGPHLHKLKLHFTLCFQFISHEISNILLAFSGGYGTLEELLEVITWAQLGIHDKPVGLLNVDGYYNYLLTFIDKAVDDGFIKPSQRHIIVSAPNAKELVQKLEEYVPVHDGVIAKARWEVEQQQHQQQQQQQVGFNATTLQTEVAL
- the LOC117911445 gene encoding cytokinin riboside 5'-monophosphate phosphoribohydrolase LOG5-like isoform X2, translated to MEEKVVYSRFKSVCVFCGSSTGKRNCYRDAAIELGQELVARRLDLVYGGGSIGLMGLVSQAVHRGGGHVLGIIPRTLMCKEITGETVGEVRPVADMHQRKAEMARHSDCFIALPGGYGTLEELLEVITWAQLGIHDKPVGLLNVDGYYNYLLTFIDKAVDDGFIKPSQRHIIVSAPNAKELVQKLEEYVPVHDGVIAKARWEVEQQQHQQQQQQQVGFNATTLQTEVAL